Part of the Calditerrivibrio sp. genome is shown below.
TCAGCCACCTTAGCCATTCTTGGTCTTTTTGTTCTATCCCTATCACCACCACACCCAAAAACGGTTATAAGCCTATTTTTCTTAAAAGGTCTAAGGGCAGTAAGCACATTTCTAAGGGCATCATCAGTATGGGCATAATCTACAAAAAAATATACCCCATCCTTTGAAAATTTTTCAAGTCTGCCTGGAACATTCTTAAATTGGTTTATACCTTCTTTAATCACATCTATTGGTATTTGGGTAACATAGGTTGCCGTCACAGCAGCAAGTATATTTTCCAGATTATGCCTACCCACAAGGGGAGAATCTACCTCGATTGCTCTATCACCTAACACTACCACACAACGTGTCCCTTCCAGAGAATAATTGACATTTTTAGCATAAACATCAGCTTTCAATGTTGAATAAGAGTGCTTCTCTATATCAACCTCTTCATAAAGCCTCTTTCCATATTCATGATCAATGTTAATACAACAACTTTTTGAATACTGTTTTGTAAAAAGCTTTCTTTTAGCCTGATAATAGTCCTCCATAGTCTTGTGATAATCGAGATGATCCCCACTTAAGTTTGTAAAAACGGACACATCAAAATTCAAACCAAATACCCTACCTTGATCCAATGCGTGGGAGGAAACCTCCATACAAACCGCATTACCACCCTTTGTTAGCCCTTGTCTAATCATGGAGAAAATATCATATATACCAGGTGTTGTATTAACTGCTTCGTACTTTTCATCCACAATACAATAGTCGGTAGTTCCAATTCGAACTGTTTTATAACCTGCTTTTCTTAGAATATTGTCTATTAGGTAATTGGTAGTAGTTTTACCATTAGTCCCTGTCACACCGAAAAGCTTTACTTTTCTAAAGTCTATATCAAAAAGATTTCTACAGATAATCCCAAAAGCAGACCTACAATTTGACACCACCACACACGGTATCCCTTGTAATGGTATCTCAGAGATAAAAAATAATACTTTACCACTCCTATACAAATCATCCACCACTTTGTAAGGATCAAAGCTACTACCTTTTATCAATACAAAAACAGATTGTTCTTTTATATCGTTGGTATTAAAAGAGATATCCATTACCTCTAATTCCAAAAGTTTAGTATCCGATATGGAACAATATTCCACACCGTTGAGTAGATATTTAGCTAACATGCTTAATCCTCAGATGTTTGATTTTATATCCCATAATAACTGCGATCTCCTCTGCAATTTTCTTAAAAGTCACAGCAGCAGTAGCTCCACCATAAATCGATTTTTTAGGGTTCTCATATATCACAACCATTGAGATTTTCGGATCGTCATACGGGAAAAAACCAGCAAAACTTGCCACATACTCAGTATTAGAGTATTTCCCCAATTTTTTATCAAACTTTTGTGCTGTCCCTGTTTTACCAGCTATCGGGACATAAGTACTTTTTGCCGTAGTAGCTGTCCCTCTCTCCACAACGTCCCGTAATAATGGTTTAATGTCGTTTAGACTTTTTTCACTAAAGACCTTCACCGCCTGATTCTCTTTTTCATCCTTGTTAATGAACTTAGGTTTTACTAGATAACCACCATTAGCAATAGCGGCATACAGTCTAACTATCTGGATAGGTGTTACCAACAGTTCCTGACCTATGGATATAGATGGTTGGGAAAGCCCAGACCACTTTTTATAACTTCTTAAAAGTCCTTCCTCCTCACCACTACCAATAACCTTTGTACTATCCCCCAAACCCAACTTCTTAAGATACTCGTAGAAATCTTTTGGAGGTATACGGGAATTTAATTTGATGGTACCTATATTACTAGATTTCACCAAAACATCTGCAGCAGTCAACTTACTGTAGGGGTGAACATCCTTTATTGTATGATTAAACATAGTCAATTTCCCATTTTCGCAATCAACCACCTCACCGAGATTCAACATCCCATTTTCAAGGAGATAGATAAATGTAAAAGGTTTCAATATAGACCCCGGCTCAAACAGGTAATACGTGGCATAGTTTTTCCAAAGTTCTTGATTGTATTTAGTATATCTATTAGCATCAAAACCTGGATATGTAACAGCAAAAAGTATCTCTCCAGTTTTAACATCCATACCAATAGCTATCCCTTTATCAGCACCAAATTCTTCTACTCCACTAATGAGGTTTAACTCTGCTGTTTTTTGCATATTTTTATCTATTGTTATATAAAATTCCCTTTCAGAAGCTGTTATCCCTTCTTTATCATGAAAAAGTATAAATTTACCTGTACTATCCTTCATAGCGATGATGGATATCTCCTCACCTTTTAGCTCCTCATCATATATCTTCTCTATCCCATAAAGACCCTGATTATCAACACCCACAAAACCTAATATCTGGGAAAAAAGGTTGTGATAAGGGTAATATCTACCCTCATCCACAATGTAACCCACATATTTATATTTCTGAGCAAAACTCTCTGCTATTGCGATATCTACATCCCTTGACAACCATACAAATCCAGACTTAGCAAGTATTTTGTCTACTGTCTTCTTACTCAATTCAATACCAGCCTTTCTAAGCTCTGATATGATCTTTTTAGGATCATCCGCTTGCTTTGAAAATATATACATGGAAGCATATTTTTTATTTTTAGCTATTACCTCCCCATTTCGATCTTTAATAATTGCCCTATTCTGCATAATTGCAAACTCTTTGGAAGATTGATTTTGTGAAATATTTGAGTAAAATTCATATTTTATTATCTGGATATGTATTAGCTTCCAAATAACGCCGATTACAAACAAGAGCAAACAGACATTAATAACCCGCAGTCTATTCTTTTCACTCCACATAAAACACCCTTTCTGGCTTAGGTGGATAAAGATTTAAGTAAGCTGCATGCTTGAAAAGCTTTTCAGGCTGAACCAGCATATCCCTCTCTTCGACTATATTCTGCAGTTTGATCTTTTTAACCTCTATCTCCTGGGAAAGATTATATATTTCATAACCTATCTTCACACACTCCATCTTTATGGTAGCGATAAAGAACAGCAAAACAACTATCACCAACAGATGGATAATAAAAAAAATGTCTATTGTTATACTCAAAGGCTTAATCCGTGGCAGAGTAATATGTATCATACCCTTTCTCCAGCCCTGAGCTTTGCACTTCTGCTATATGGATTTTTTATTACCTCATCTTTCGAAGGTAAAACAGGCTTTTTGGTCAAAATCCTAAAGGTCTGTTTTTTCCCACAGGTGCAAATAGGCTGACCATGAGGACAGATACAGCTCTTGGAATAATGGGTAAAAAAGTCCTTCACAAGACGATCCTCCAATGAATGAAATGATATAAATACAGCCCTACCACCAATCACAATGAGCTTTTCCAGAGATTTTAACAAAGACTCTATGGCCTCCAATTCTTTATTTATAAAGATCCTTATGGCCTGAAATGTTCTCGTGGCAGGATTCATCCCTTTTTTCTGAAACCTCATAGGTATAGATTTAGCCACAATTTCAGCAAGCTCTTTTGTTGTTTTTATCTTTTTTAAATTGCGATGCTTTACAATTTCGTATGCTATCTTTTTCGCAAAAGGATCCTCACCATATTTTTTTATAATATTTTCTAAAGTTTGCTGCGGGAAACCATTTACAACATCATAGGCAGAAACCTCTATCCGTGGATCCATTCTCATGTCAAGGGGCTCATCAAACCTAAAAGAAAAACCTCTTCCAGTATTTGAAATCTGAAATATGGACACACCAAAATCTGCCAATATACCGTTTACTACAAGCCCTTTGGAAGACATGATATTATACAAGTTAGCAAAATTTTCGTTAATTATCTCTACATTGTGTCTATCTTTGAACATATTTTGAAGTCTTTCACATGCCTCCGGATCCCTATCAAGTATAATAAGCTTTCCATTAGGGATCTTCTCTAAAATAGCTGCAGAATGACCACCACCGCCACCAGTACAATCAACATAAATACCGCCATCCACAGGATTAAGATACCTCAACGTTTCAGTTAGCATCACAGGAATGTGTGAGATGGCTGCTTTTTTTGTCATTTATTCCTCTTACAAATTTATTTCTGGAAACTTCGAACTTAGCTCAGTAAAAAGTTCCTCCACGACGATTTTTTCGTATTTTTCCTCCCATTTCTCTTTTGGCCAGATCTCAATTTTATTTCTAAGACCTATAATTACACATTCATTTTTCAGACCTACACTCTCTCTCAAATGCGGTGGAATAAGGATCCTACCCTGCTTATCAACAGAACAATCCTCAGCAGTAGAGTATAAATACCTCAAGAACTCATTAACCTTTGGATCGTTTGGCCTTTCTTTATCCCAGATCTCTTCTAACCTATTCCACTCTTGATATGGATAGGCCACGATATGGCTTCCCAATGTTACGAGGATAAGGGACTCATCGTTGTAC
Proteins encoded:
- a CDS encoding UDP-N-acetylmuramoyl-L-alanyl-D-glutamate--2,6-diaminopimelate ligase; this translates as MLAKYLLNGVEYCSISDTKLLELEVMDISFNTNDIKEQSVFVLIKGSSFDPYKVVDDLYRSGKVLFFISEIPLQGIPCVVVSNCRSAFGIICRNLFDIDFRKVKLFGVTGTNGKTTTNYLIDNILRKAGYKTVRIGTTDYCIVDEKYEAVNTTPGIYDIFSMIRQGLTKGGNAVCMEVSSHALDQGRVFGLNFDVSVFTNLSGDHLDYHKTMEDYYQAKRKLFTKQYSKSCCINIDHEYGKRLYEEVDIEKHSYSTLKADVYAKNVNYSLEGTRCVVVLGDRAIEVDSPLVGRHNLENILAAVTATYVTQIPIDVIKEGINQFKNVPGRLEKFSKDGVYFFVDYAHTDDALRNVLTALRPFKKNRLITVFGCGGDRDRTKRPRMAKVAEEFSDLVVVTSDNPRTEDPKGIISEILAGFNRKGDVIVEEDRRKAISLVCKQAKEGDIVLIAGKGHENYQIIGKTKYHFDDREEVAKNLGVEFEAH
- a CDS encoding penicillin-binding protein 2, which codes for MQNRAIIKDRNGEVIAKNKKYASMYIFSKQADDPKKIISELRKAGIELSKKTVDKILAKSGFVWLSRDVDIAIAESFAQKYKYVGYIVDEGRYYPYHNLFSQILGFVGVDNQGLYGIEKIYDEELKGEEISIIAMKDSTGKFILFHDKEGITASEREFYITIDKNMQKTAELNLISGVEEFGADKGIAIGMDVKTGEILFAVTYPGFDANRYTKYNQELWKNYATYYLFEPGSILKPFTFIYLLENGMLNLGEVVDCENGKLTMFNHTIKDVHPYSKLTAADVLVKSSNIGTIKLNSRIPPKDFYEYLKKLGLGDSTKVIGSGEEEGLLRSYKKWSGLSQPSISIGQELLVTPIQIVRLYAAIANGGYLVKPKFINKDEKENQAVKVFSEKSLNDIKPLLRDVVERGTATTAKSTYVPIAGKTGTAQKFDKKLGKYSNTEYVASFAGFFPYDDPKISMVVIYENPKKSIYGGATAAVTFKKIAEEIAVIMGYKIKHLRIKHVS
- the rsmH gene encoding 16S rRNA (cytosine(1402)-N(4))-methyltransferase RsmH, translated to MTKKAAISHIPVMLTETLRYLNPVDGGIYVDCTGGGGGHSAAILEKIPNGKLIILDRDPEACERLQNMFKDRHNVEIINENFANLYNIMSSKGLVVNGILADFGVSIFQISNTGRGFSFRFDEPLDMRMDPRIEVSAYDVVNGFPQQTLENIIKKYGEDPFAKKIAYEIVKHRNLKKIKTTKELAEIVAKSIPMRFQKKGMNPATRTFQAIRIFINKELEAIESLLKSLEKLIVIGGRAVFISFHSLEDRLVKDFFTHYSKSCICPHGQPICTCGKKQTFRILTKKPVLPSKDEVIKNPYSRSAKLRAGERV
- a CDS encoding division/cell wall cluster transcriptional repressor MraZ, whose amino-acid sequence is MGSQFLSFKGKSYHSINDAGRVSIPAKFRDILKAKYNDESLILVTLGSHIVAYPYQEWNRLEEIWDKERPNDPKVNEFLRYLYSTAEDCSVDKQGRILIPPHLRESVGLKNECVIIGLRNKIEIWPKEKWEEKYEKIVVEELFTELSSKFPEINL